Genomic window (Mustela erminea isolate mMusErm1 chromosome X, mMusErm1.Pri, whole genome shotgun sequence):
TAATTTGGTTTATTGATACTACTGATAGTGGCATGCTTTTGGATTATGTCCTTGTTTAGGGGCACTTAATTGGTAGGAATATTGTTAAGGCCTTAATTAATGTTAAGCCACTCTAAAAAGTGGTAGAATTTGTTGTTCCATAGGGCAGGCATGAATATTGCATCAAGTTTGTGGTCCAGATGACCTCTAACTCTATGTGGCATCTTTCTGATAGAGGCAACACGAAGTTTCAAGGATGCCAGAATCCCACTGTGATTGGTTGATGGAAAGTAGAAGGATATGGAATCACATGCACATGTGACATGGCATGGTGTAGTGACCTGCTTCCCTGCATTGCATTTTTGTCCAATCAGAGATGGAGGTTGCCTGTGAGGTTAGGAAGTGCAGCAATCATAAATGGGCCAGTACCCCTCAGCAGCCACCAGTCTCTCATTCCTTTTGAGCAGTTGGGAAGGTGAGCCCCACATGGCAGAACCTGGCTGTGAGACCTCCTCTGAGGAAAGCCTGGGCACGGATGGAGGAGCCCACAGCAGCCAACCCAAAGAGCCCAAAACAGGTGCAGCTGCGGCGCCAATGCTGCCGCAGCTGCCACCGCCACCACCCCCAGCACCTCTCCCATGCCGGACAATTTCACCACCTACTTCCCCAGGGTTCTGAAGCAGGTTCATGAGGGCCCGAGCCTCTTGCAGGAGGCTGTGGGTGTCATGGATTCGTTCGTTAAGGACATCTTCGAGCACATTGCAGACAAGGCCTCTCGCCTGGCCTGCTCCACCAAGCACACCACTATCACCTCCAGGAAGATCCAGACAGTCGTGCACGTGCTGCTGCCCGGGGAGATTGGCAAGTGCGCCGTGTCTCAGACCAGCAAGGCAGTCATCAGGTACACCTTCTGCCAGTGAGCTGCCTCCGGACCACCTGACCACGTCGTAAaccaaaggctcttttcagagccaccTCACTTGGCACAAAAAAGACCTGTAACTCTCCAGAGACCCACCAGCTCTAGCGTTTGAACCTGTGCCATTCTGCCCatacttaaaatacttttgtTTATGAAACATTACCAAATGTAGCAACCCTACCTTATCGTGTGTCTTTAGTGCAATTCGTTCCGAGCAAAATCATCGATTTACTTTAACCACATCGCATTCATTTGCTTGTCTAAAGTGCCGTGTTTCTGTCATTTATTGGACCTGTGCCATTCTGCCGAACTTTAACTCATTTGTACCATGAATGAAACATTATCAAACGTCACAACTCAACTTTAATATATGTCTGTAGTGCAATTTGTTCCAAGGAAAGTCAAGTTTTCCTTAACCATATCGATTTTCATGGCTTTCCTAAATAGTCATTTCTGTTAATTATTTCTGGAAGTCAGCCTTACGGGGATATTTTCATACTGCTATTTGCCTTTTTGCTTTCATTCCCTCACGAGTGCATGGCAGAATTTTCCAGAAGTTCATTATGTCTGATCCAGCAACAGATAAAATGCAGAAGTAGATGTAAGAACACATCTGAGTTCTTTAGGccagatattaaagagattttcaAGTACCTGAAACAGTGTCACTCTCCACTctacttttttttagaaaacatatgTTTCACAGGCATTTGTAACTTATATCAGCATGATGAGAcggtttttaaaagttattttaaaataaatggactaAAATTTCTGTTCTAGTGTTTTGTTACAGTAAACACTGGCAGGTATAACTGGCACAAAAGCTCTTTAGCTTCCTATCAATTTTTAGAGGTGTAAAGTTGTCCTGCGACCAGAAATGGTTCTAGAGATTTAATCATTCCGGTGCAATGAGGTCAACTGAAAATAGTCTCTTTTTGGTGGTCAAGTTTTCCAAAAACAATTCAATGCTGAATATCCATCAAAACTTCCaaatcatgggcgcctgggtggctcagtgggttaagccgctgccttcggctcaggtcatgatctcagggtcctgggatcgaggcccgcatcgggctctctgctcagcagggagcctgcttcctcctctctctctctctctctgcctgcctctctgcctacttgtgatttctctctgtcaaataaataaataaaatctttaaaaaaaaaaaaaacttccaaatcaTATTGCTAACTTAAAAGTACTTTATAGAATCCTCAGTTGACCTTGGTTCCTTGGACTAATGCAAAATTGAGGGAATTGGTGAGTAATCTTAGTTTATCTGGAGACTTGTATTGAATTAAATCTCACAGgtacagctaaaaaaaaaaaaagtggtgggagGCTTTCAAATCACAATACTGACACAAAGCTTTCTTGTCACCTTCCTGATTCAAATAGTAGTGACAGTAGCATTTCATCAACAAACATGACATTGGGCTTTCACCTGAGGTGTATGTGTTCACAATAATATCTTTGGTTTTCTAGGTGTTTTAGGTGACATAATGGATCTAAAACATTCACACGTGCTGTTTCATCAGCTATCgagattaagtttttttttaatcttttggctGATTCACATAAATCACATTATAGATTTTCCAATAGTAAATCTTGCTAACATTCTTGGGAGTAAGTCCCTTCCTCCTGGATGACTTCTTCTCAAcattatttgggtcctttcctaTGCTTATTCCTGCGTGTAATCAGCAACAGACTAGAGCTTGGATTTCTCGTG
Coding sequences:
- the LOC116582316 gene encoding histone H2B type F-M-like gives rise to the protein MPDNFTTYFPRVLKQVHEGPSLLQEAVGVMDSFVKDIFEHIADKASRLACSTKHTTITSRKIQTVVHVLLPGEIGKCAVSQTSKAVIRSSLCLIQQQIKCRSRCKNTSEFFRPDIKEIFKEAGYSSQKISPTLSQQIIFQRMCQGCKKT